The window TCTGAGTGCCAGAACGCCGCCCAGATCTACCGCAAGGTCACCTCGGTGAGGCCCGGCCccagctgggggtgctgccatGGTCAGCTGCCCATTCTGGGGGGGGaccacagccctgtgtgtgtgtcactgtgctggGGCCACAGAAGCCTCCTCTGCATTGGGTCTTTGTGGCTCCCTGTGCTTGGCAGGAccccctgtgtgccctcctCACACCCTCACTGTTTCCCAGCTCCCCACTGGAGCTGCCAGGCCTTGCTGCTGATGAAATGGGTCACTGTGTGGGTTGTGTGAACAGCTAAAGGCAGTGAGGGGTTGCTCTGCCAGGCCATGGAGCTGtggctggtggtggtggtggggcaTGGCTTGGCCAGACCCCAcatccctggcactgcaccAGTGTGTTAATGGGGTGGAACAGGAGCAGTCTGCTCAGTCAccctggctttgggcactgcagctgccctgaCCGGTCCtggccagctcctgcctgttGAGGTGGAaactctgagccctggggcatCCTGGCCACATGCAGGCACACGTGGCCTGGCCACAGGGGCCATGCAGAGCTCATGTGGCCCTGGGCTGGTTGTCCCTGGGCCCTGGGTTGGCACAGGAGGTGCTCACTGTCACTACCCCCAGGGCCTGAAGCCCAGCAGCTTCTACAAGGTGAAGGTGCCCGAGCTGAAGGAGATCATCGAGGGCTGCATCCGCATGGACAAGAACGAGAGgtgggggcagagcagggtccgggtggcagggcagggtctCCCCTGGCCCCGAGCCCACTCTGAGCCTTGCCCTCTGCAGGTACACCATCCAGGACCTGCTGGAGCATTCCTTCTTCCAGGAGGACACCGGGGTGCACGTGGAGCTGGCTGAGGAGGATGATGGAGTCAAGTCTGGGCTCAAGCTCTGGCTGCGCATGGACGACACGAAGAAGCTGCACGGCAAATACAAGGACAACAACGCCATCGAGTTCCTCTTTGAGCTCTACAAGGACGTGGCAGAGGAGGTGGCTCAGGAGATGGTGGGTACAGACCTGGGGGAgccctggggtgctgtggggtccCCACACAAGTGACAATCTCCCTCCTGCGCAGGTGGTGCTGGGCTTTGTCTGTGAGGCTGACTACAAGCTGGTGGCCAAGGCGGTGCGGGACCGTGTGGTGGCCATCAAGCGCAagagggagaagctgaagcGTGCCCAGGGCGCTCCATCCCCcgcagagccagagcagccgCCAGGTGTCCTGCGCCTCCTGGAGGAGCTCAAATCCCCGCTGCCACCTGGCGGCCCCACGCCCGCCCCGGCCACCCCCGGCTCTGGGGACTCTGCCTTCAGCAGCACCTTCCCCCTGGAGCCCGAGGAGCCCGAGGCTGACCAGCACCAGCACTTCACCTACCGCCACACCAGCTACTCCTCCGCCACCTGTGCGTAGGCACCGAGGGGGCACAGCcgggtgggcagcagggctgagagggggTCCATCAGCTTCtcacagcccttccccagctgcccagccaggggtggcactgccTTTGCTTCATGCCAGCTCTCCTCCACAGCCGACTGTGAGACCGATGGGTACCTGAGCTCCTCTGGCTTCCTGGACTCGCCAGACCTGGCCCACCGCAGCTTTGTGGCTGTGGACCCCACCAGCCCTCCCCCCAGCCGGCCTGTGCGCTGCTTCCCCACGGTGAGCACGGGCtcaggggggctcaggggggctcagggcagctgtggcaccagttcagcccagctgtggcaccAGCTCacccctcctctcctgcagagCATCGCCGTGCAGCTGCCCACAGACCATTTGCCCCCTGCCAGTGGTTTCTCCTCCTCGGTGGACAGGtgaggctgggggagctggacAGGGAGGGTGGTGCTTGGGAATGGCCGTGCTgatgctctggagctggggatTCCTGCAGCTACACCTCGGATGTGGCGTCAGGCATGAGTGATGGCTATGAGGGGCTGTCAGCCAGCGAGCAGAGCACCAAGCTGCCCCCCAAGAGAGCCTCGGGGAAGCTGCTGCGGCGCCGAGCCCGCTCCAGGCTGCGCATCACCAACGTGAGTGCcaccagagccaggctggggacaggcaggggacGGGCAGGGCCAGGTGGGTTTTCCTGGGCttgagccagccctgccacccacAGATCTCCGACAAGAACGACCGAGTGGTGGAGTGCCAGCTGCAGACCTACAACAACAAAATGGTGACCTTCAAGTTCGACCTGGATGGGGACAACCCCGAGGAAATTGCAGCCGCCATGGTGAGAGCAGGGGGAGGGAGAAggtgggctgtgcctggctgggctgggcgcTGATGGACCCCTGCACACCCTCAGGTGCACAATGAGTTCATCCTCAAGTCGGAGAGGGAGAGTTTCATCAGCCGCATCCGGGACATCATCCACCGCGTGGAGACCCTGCTGCGCAAGGACCGCGGGGGCACCGAGCTGCCCAAGGGCCCCGGGGCTGAcagtgctctgggcagccctgtgagtgccagcctggggaagctgctgctgctgctgctgggcatggCTTGGGGTGCTGCCTGGCCCCTGGGAGTGCGGGGTGGCTTGGGGTGCAGGGTCCTCCTGTGGTCACTTGGCCGCTCCTGTGACAAGTCAAGGtgttccccagcacagagcagattccagctcctgtccccagggtggggCCAGTGGGGGCTTGGCACAGCTTGGTCGTGGCCTctgccccagtgctgggctcagctcaCCCTTCTCACAGGTggacctgcagctgcaggggctctcgcgctccatctcctcctcatcctcgcTCAGTGGTACGTCTGTGCCCCTCTGCCGGcccttcctctctcccccagccccatgcAGGGCAGGTGATGGCCTCAGCCGAGCCCTGAGGGTCTCAAAGGACATGTCCTGCCCTGGCTGAGGCTGGCTGTCACCCTGTGCCACAGACCTGAgctgcaccagccccagcctgtctgtgcagccccCTGTGCTGCCGCTGCTGAGCCGCTCCCCGTCAGAGACAAACCTGGGCAGCCCTGTGGAGCCCCCGGTGCCACTGGGGTCACCCTCAGGTACTGGTGCTGGCAGAGTGGGCATGTTCATTGCCCTGGGGGgtgccagctgctcccctgggcagggccaggggggccctggggctgctcctgatgctcctctccctgcaggcccAGCACAGACCTGGCCCCTCGTCTCCATGGCTCCCTCCTGGCTCACGTCGTCACCAGCAGTGACACCAACGCTGACCCCCCAGGGGACCCCAGGGGCACCTgtcaccccagccctgccccaagccctcctgtgcccccagcctgtgcccacacCCCCTGTTCCCTGTGAGCCCAGCAGCCCCCTGAGCCCCGCTGTGACCAGCACACCCTTGTCCCCCActgctcccctcctgtccctggccaATGTCTTCTCCCTGGCAGTGATGACCGTGGCCCACACTGTCTCCTCCATTGCCAGCTCAGGTGGGCACCTGTACCCACCCCTGCTGCCACGGCCACAGAGTCTTGCCCTGGGTGCCCCACGCTTTGTGTACCCTGACCCCACCAGCACAGACAAGCCAGTCCCACCTGGCAGTGGGACCCCAGAGTCAgtggcagctgctgtccccactgctgGGGTGCCCATACCATCCCTTCCCTTGGCACCAGCCCCAGGGTGCCCCGCGGGCAGCGAGGCCGTGGGgagccctgtgcagctgctgagcacaTCCACAGCTGGGAGTGCAGAGGGCAGCACGGTGAGTGTGGGtgcacaggggctgcccagcagggctgggtgctcgCTGCAGATGCTGcactggggtgggatggagccTTGTGGCTTGTGGAGCCACTGGcatgcagggagggctgggagggtggcagatcccagggcacacaggggagGACAGGAGATGTGGCAGGATGGGGGGTGGAGCTGCTGATGGTGCTCAGTGCCCACAGGGGAGGACAGGAGATGTGGCAGGACATGGGGTGGAGGTGCTGATGTGCTCAGGTGCCCACAGGGGAGGACAGGAGATGTGGTGGGACATGGGGTGGGACTGCTGATGGTGCTCAGTGCCCACAGGGGAGGACAGATGTGGTGGGACATGGGGTGGGGCTGCTGATGTGCTCAGGTGCCCACAGGGGAGGACAGGAGATGTGGCAGGACATGGGGTGGAGCCGCTGATGTGCTCAGTGCCCACAGGGGAGGACAGGAGATGTGGTAGGACATGGGGTGGGGCTGCTGATGGTGCTCAGTGCCCACAGGTGCTGCCCGGTGCCCCCAAGCCCAGCCACTCTCTGATCATCTCGGAGGCACCAGCCTCCAGCGTGCCCAAGGCGCAGCTCTCGCCCATCAATGAAGGTaaggaggggcagggcagaggctgtgccagggcaccgcaatgcccctgtgcccaccgctgcccctgtccccagcagaaGCCAAGCCGCAGGTGCTGGGCCGCTTCCAGGTGGTGCCAGCCAAGGACCTGGGGCCGGGCAGCAGTGAAGGGGAGCAGCCCGGCCCGGAGCCGGCAGCCAGCGCCTCCCCGCCTCCCGCCGTGCCCGACACGAGCCGCAGCTCCAGCAGCGACTCGGACGCGGCACCGGAGGCGCCCAAGGCTGAGGAGGTGCCGGCCGAGGGCGGCTCCGCGCCCGCTGCGCCCGCGGGGAGCGAGCCCGGGGAGGGCCCTGGGGAAGAGGGCACGGAGAATGTGCCGCAGGCCATGCTGAGCCAGGTGTGGCTGAGCTACTCCCGCAGCCTCTCCTACGTGAGCAGCGACGACACCGAGAGCGAGGACGAGGAGAtctgggaggagctgcagaaccTGCGCCAGAAGTGAGCAGGGGTGGCCGCGCCTGGGAGCCCACGCGTGTTCCCAGCGAGCCCGTGGGGACCTCGCTGTCCCttccccggccccgctgccacctcctctcctctccGCAGGCACCTGGCGgaggtgcagctgctgcagagcgcTCAGAAGAAGGAGATCGAGGAGCTGTACCTGCGCATGGGGAAGCAGCCGCCGCTGGGCATCGTGTCCCCCGCTGCCATGCTGTCCGGCCGCCAGCGCCGCCTCTCCAAGGGCAGCTTCAACCCCTCCCGCCGCAACAGCCTGCAGCGCCTGGAGCTGGCACCGCCCGCGGGTACCGGACCGCTCCCGTTCCCCGGTCCCCGTTCCCCGTTCACCGCCGGGCAGGGTGGGGCGGCAGGGCAGGGACCCC is drawn from Melospiza georgiana isolate bMelGeo1 chromosome 28, bMelGeo1.pri, whole genome shotgun sequence and contains these coding sequences:
- the WNK4 gene encoding serine/threonine-protein kinase WNK4; amino-acid sequence: MLAAEPAATGAMSHPEAERADGGSPPEPEPGPGLTGRAPHRNRSRRPSGRDSRRASSRFNRRSSAELELLGYPAPDGERGVSPPPPPAAAGLREPEETESEEVETRAVATSPDGRFLKFDIEIGRGSFKTVYKGLDTETTVEVAWCELQTRKLSKTERQRFSEEVEMLKGLQHPNIVRFYDSWKSTIKGQICIVLVTELMTSGTLKTYLKRFKEMKLKVLQRWSRQILKGLHFLHTRSPPIIHRDLKCDNIFITGPTGSVKIGDLGLATLKRASFAKSVIGTPEFMAPEMYEEKYDEAVDVYAFGMCMLEMATSEYPYSECQNAAQIYRKVTSGLKPSSFYKVKVPELKEIIEGCIRMDKNERYTIQDLLEHSFFQEDTGVHVELAEEDDGVKSGLKLWLRMDDTKKLHGKYKDNNAIEFLFELYKDVAEEVAQEMVVLGFVCEADYKLVAKAVRDRVVAIKRKREKLKRAQGAPSPAEPEQPPGVLRLLEELKSPLPPGGPTPAPATPGSGDSAFSSTFPLEPEEPEADQHQHFTYRHTSYSSATSDCETDGYLSSSGFLDSPDLAHRSFVAVDPTSPPPSRPVRCFPTSIAVQLPTDHLPPASGFSSSVDSYTSDVASGMSDGYEGLSASEQSTKLPPKRASGKLLRRRARSRLRITNISDKNDRVVECQLQTYNNKMVTFKFDLDGDNPEEIAAAMVHNEFILKSERESFISRIRDIIHRVETLLRKDRGGTELPKGPGADSALGSPVDLQLQGLSRSISSSSSLSDLSCTSPSLSVQPPVLPLLSRSPSETNLGSPVEPPVPLGSPSGPAQTWPLVSMAPSWLTSSPAVTPTLTPQGTPGAPVTPALPQALLCPQPVPTPPVPCEPSSPLSPAVTSTPLSPTAPLLSLANVFSLAVMTVAHTVSSIASSGGHLYPPLLPRPQSLALGAPRFVYPDPTSTDKPVPPGSGTPESVAAAVPTAGVPIPSLPLAPAPGCPAGSEAVGSPVQLLSTSTAGSAEGSTVLPGAPKPSHSLIISEAPASSVPKAQLSPINEEAKPQVLGRFQVVPAKDLGPGSSEGEQPGPEPAASASPPPAVPDTSRSSSSDSDAAPEAPKAEEVPAEGGSAPAAPAGSEPGEGPGEEGTENVPQAMLSQVWLSYSRSLSYVSSDDTESEDEEIWEELQNLRQKHLAEVQLLQSAQKKEIEELYLRMGKQPPLGIVSPAAMLSGRQRRLSKGSFNPSRRNSLQRLELAPPAGIMRRNSLSGSSTGSQEQRLNKGVTFADDIGRV